The window TGCACCCGGAGCTCGGACACCAGGAATTCCGCACCACCGCGGCGATCAAGGCCAGGCTGGAGAAAGCCGGCCTGCGACCACGGGTGCTGAAGTCCGGCACGGGCCTGATCTGTGACGTCGGCACCTGGGACGGGGGCCGGCCGATGCTGGCCCTGCGCGCGGACATCGACGCCCTGCCCATTCCGGACGCCAAGACGCACGTCGCGTACCGCTCGACCTTCCCGGACCGCGCCCACGCCTGCGGCCACGACGTGCACACCTCGGTCGTCCTCGGTGCCGGCCTGGTCCTCGCGGAGCTCGACCGGCAGGGGCTGCTGCCCCGCCCCGTACGCCTGCTCTTCCAGCCCGCCGAGGAGGTGCTCCCGGGAGGTGCCACCGACGCGATCGAGTCCGGGGTCCTGGACGGCGTGGGCCGGATCGTCGCCGTGCACTGCGACCCCCGGGTCGACGCGGGGCGCATCGGGCTGCGGGCCGGCCCCATCACCTCGGCCTGCGACCGGCTGGAGGTCAGCCTCTCCGGCCCCGGCGGGCACACCGCGCGGCCGCACCTGACCACCGACCTGGTGACGGCCGCCGCCCGGGTGGCCGTCGACGCCCCCGCCCTGCTTGCCCGCCGGATGGACGCCCGCTCGGGCATGTCGGTCACCTGGGGCCGGATCGAGGCCGGGCACGCCTGCAACGTCATCCCGATGCACGCCGAGCTGTCCGGAACCGTGCGCTGCCTGGACCTGAACGCCTGGCACGAGGCGCCGGACATGATCCACGCGGCGATCGACGAGATCGCGACCATGCACGGGGCCAAGTTCGAGATCAACCACGTGCGCGGGGTGCCCCCGGTGGTCAACGACCCGGTGATCACCGAGCTGCTGCGGGAGGCCATGGGGGCCCGTTGCGGAACGGAGTCGGTCGAGGACACCGAGCAGAGCCTGGGCGGCGAGGACTTCTCCTGGTACCTGGAGCATGTCCCGGGCGCGATGGCCCGGCTGGGGGTCCGTACGCCGGGCGACACCGCCAAGCGTGATCTGCACCGCGGGGACTTCGACGTGGACGAGTCCGCGATCGCGGTCGGCGTGGAGTTCTTCACGGCCGCCGCGCTGCTCGACGGACGTCGCTCCGGCCCCGTCCGGTAGCGGGCCGGACCGAACTCCTTACAACATCCGCGGGACTCCCGGCGGGCGTGTCCAGCCCTTGGTACGCAAGGGCTGGGCGCGTAGGGAGTCACCAATCGGTCACTGTCCGGTTCACGACGATCCGATAACGACTCATGAACGGGCCTTTAACTGACATCTACGCGCGTTACGATCGCCGCGAAACCAGCGCCGGTCGTGGCGCTTCGGTCAGGTTTTGAAGGAGCCTCCCCTTGCGCCGGATCACCAGGATCGCCACCGTGGGCATCGCGTCCGCGGCGCTGGCCCTCTCGGCCACCGCCTGTGGCGGAAAGAAGTCGTCGGACGCCTCGGCCTCCCCCTCGGAGTCGGGTCAGAAGTCCGCAGCCATCGCGTACGACATCGGTGGCCGCGGCGACCAGTCGTTCAACGACGCCGCTTACGCCGGTCTGAAGAAGGCGGAAGCCGATCTGAAGATCAAGGGCGCCGAGGCCGAGCCCACCGACGGTGAGGGCGAGGCCGACAAGGTCCAGCGCCTCACCGAGCTTGCCCGCAAGGGCAACAACCCGGTCATCGGTGTCGGCTTCGCCTACGCCCCGGCCATCAAGAAGGTCGCGCCGAAGTTCCCGAACACCACGTTCGGCATCATCGACGACACCTCGGTGACCGGCCCGAACGTCGCCAACATGGTCTTCAACGAGGAGCAGGGCTCCTACCTGGCCGGCGTCGCCGCCGCCAAGGCGTCGAAGACCGGCACGGTCGGCTTCATCGGCGGTGTCGAGGTTCCGCTGATCAAGAAGTTCGAGGCGGGCTTCGCCCAGGGTGTCAAGGACACCAACCCGAACGCCAAGGTGCTCTCCCAGTACCTGACCCAGCCGCCGAACTTCGACGGTTTCGCCAAGCCCGACCTCGGCAAGGCCGCTGCGCAGGGCCAGCTCGACGCGGGCGCCGACGTGGTCTACGCCGCCGCCGGTCTCGCGGGTTCCGGTGCCATCGAGGCCGCCTCGGCCAAGGGCAAGTGGGCCATCGGTGTCGACTCCGACCAGTACAACCAGGCCGGCCTGGCGAAGTACAAGGACTCCATCCTGACCTCGGTCACGAAGGACGTCTCGGACTCCGTCTTCAACCTGATCAAGTCGGTCGAGGACGGCAAGCCCACCACGGGCGAGATCCGCTACGGCCTGGACAAGGACGGCGTCGGCCTGGCCGACTCCAACCCGAAGTACAAGGAGATGGCTGACGTCATCGCCGCGGTGGAGAAGGCCAAGGCCGACATCATCGCCAAGAAGATCACCGTCAAGACCGCCCCGTAAGGCCGTTCCTGACATGTAGTCCTGGTCTCCGGGGTCCGGGAAGCGGTCGTTATCGCTCCCGGGCCCCGAGCCACGTTCTGTGATCATTAGTCTGTGACCACGTGGCCGCCTGGCCGCAAGTTTTCACTTCCGACAGTGCTACGCGCGTAGAAGCATCGTGGACGCGATACTTTCTCTCCCCGCCCTGTCCCCCCCTGCCTTCCGCTCCTTCCGCGCCAAGGAGAGTGCGTCATCAACGCGTCCAGCCCGCCCCCCGCCGTAGAACTGCACGGCATCACCAAGCGCTTCCCCGGCGTCGTCGCCAACAAGGACATCGCGATCACGGTCCGCAAGGGCACGGTCCATGCCTTGATCGGCGAGAACGGCGCCGGCAAGTCGACCCTGATGAAGATCCTCTACGGCATGCAGAAGCCGGACGAGGGCACCATCGCCATCGACGGGGAGCAGGTCTCCTTCAACAGCCCCGGCGAGGCCATCGTCCGCGGCATCGGCATGGTGCACCAGCACTTCATGCTCGCCGACAACCTCACCGTCCTGGAGAACGTGGTTCTCGGCGGCGAGAAGCTGTACGGCATCGGCGCCAAGGCCCGTAAGAAGATCAAGGAGATCTCGGACGCGTACGGCCTCGGCGTGCGCCCCGACGCCCTGGTCGAGGACCTGGGTGTCGCCGACCGGCAGCGGGTGGAGATCCTCAAGGTCCTCTACCGCGGCGCGAAGATCCTCATCCTCGACGAGCCGACCGCAGTGCTCGTGCCGCAGGAGGTGGACGCACTCTTCGACAACCTGCGCGAGCTCAAGGCCGAGGGCCTGACCGTCATCTTCATTTCGCACAAGCTGGGCGAAGTGCTGAAGGTCGCGGACGACATCACCGTCATCCGGCGCGGCACCACGGTCGGCACCGCCGACCCGAAGACCGCCACCCCCAAGCAGCTCGCCGAGCTGATGGTCGGCGCGGAGCTGCCCTCGCCGGAAACCCGTGAGTCGACGGTGACGAACGTCCCGATGCTCCAGGTGGCGGGCCTTACCGTCGCCGCCGGCGACGCGGTCGTCGCCGAGCCGGAGGTCCTGGTACCCGCACCCGCCGCGGACTCCGCCACCCTGGAGCACATCGGGGCCGGCCGCCTCCTGCTGGACGACATCAGCCTGACCATCCACAAGGGCGAGATCCTCGGTATCGCCGGTGTCGAGGGCAACGGCCAGACGGAGCTGATCGAGGCCCTCATGGGCATGATGGCTCCCGACACGGGCGTCATCACCCTGGACGGCGCCGACATCACCAAGATGTCGGTGCGCAAGCGCCGCGAGGGCGGCATCGGCTACATCCCCGAGGACCGTCACCGCCACGGCCTGCTGCTGGAGTCCCCGCTGTGGGAGAACCGGATCCTCGGTCACGTCACCGAGGCGCCCAACTCCAAGAGGGGCATCCTCGACCCGAAGGCGGCCCGCAAGGACACCGAGCGGATCGTGCGCGAGTACGACGTCCGTACGCCCGGCATCGATGTCACCGCGGCGTCCCTCTCCGGCGGCAACCAGCAGAAGCTGATCGTCGGCCGCGAGATGAGCCACAACCCGAAGTTCCTGATCGCCGCCCACCCCACGCGTGGTGTGGACGTCGGCGCGCAGGCCCAGATCTGGGACGCGATCCGCGAGGCCCGCCGCGAGGGCCTGGCCGTGCTGCTGATCTCCGCCGACCTGGACGAGCTCATCGGCCTGTCCGACACCCTGCGGGTGATCTACCGCGGCCGCCTGGTCGCGGACGCCGACCCGGCGACCGTCACCCCCGAGGAGCTCGGCACCGCCATGACGGGCGCCGCCTCCGGGCGCCTGGAATCAACCGACAACCACTCCGCCGCTGCCGACGGTGACACGACGGAGGACGAGGCCCGATGAAGAAATTCGACAAGGACCGGCTGATCCTCGGCTTCGCCGGGCCCGCGCTCGCGCTGGTCAGCGCCTTTCTGCTGACCATGATCGTGCTGGGGGCCTCGGGCATCGACCCGATCGAGCCGCTGCGCATCATGGTCGAGCACGGTACGTACGAGGACGTCCAGGTCCTCATCGTCAATCAGACGGGCACGTACTACCTGGCAGCCCTGGCCGTCGCCATCGGCTTCCGGATGAACCTCTTCAACATCGGCGTCGACGGCCAGTACCGTCTCGCGGCGATGATCTCCGCCGTGGTCGGCGGCGCCATCGCCCTGCCCGGCCCGCTGCACATCCTGCTGATCGTGCTCGTCGCGATGGCGACCGGTGCCTTCTGGGCCGGTATCGCGGGCCTCCTGAAGGCCAAGCGCGGCGTCAGCGAGGTCGTCTCGACGATCATGCTCAACGCGATCGCGACGAGCCTCATCGCCTGGCTGCTCCTGCCGAAGAACCTCGGCGTCCAGGTGGAGGGCTCCAACGACCTCACCACCGGCGAGATCGCCCAGTCCGGCTGGTTCCCCGCCCTCTCCATGGGCGAGTCGGGCGAGATCTACGGCTTCACCTTCGTGGCCTTCGCTCTCGGCGTCGTCTACTGGTTCGTGCTCAACCGCACCCGCTTCGGCTTCGACCTGCGCGCCAGCGGCGCGAGCGAGTCCGCCGCCGCGGCCTCCGGTGTCGACTCCAAGAAGATGATCATCACTGCGATGCTCATCTCGGGTGCCGTCGCCGGTCTGTCCGGCATGCCGGTGCTGCTCGGCGAGAGCCACACGTACACCCTCGTCTTCCCCGTGGGTGTCGGCTTCACCGGCATCACCATCGCCCTGCTCGGCCGCAACAGCCCCGTGGGCATGCTCTTCGCCGCGCTCCTGATGGCCTTCATCGACAAGGCGTCCGGCGGCCTCGACTCGGCCGGCTACGCCAAGGAGATCGGCACGATCATGAAGGGCCTGATCGTGATCGCGGTCGTCGTCTCCTACGAGCTCGTCCGTCGTTACGGCATCCGGCGCCAGCAGCAGAAGGTCGGCGAGGAGCTGGCCGCGGGCCACGCCATGAAGACCGAGAAGGAGGTCGCGGCGTGAGCGCCAGCACCGTCTCCACGAAGAAAGCGGCACCCGCCACGAGCGGCCGCAAGAAGCTCACCCTGCCCTGGATCATGCTGATCATCGCGGGTGGCCTCGCCCTGATCTCGCTGGTCCGCCTGATCTCCGGGGCCGACGACCTGACCTCCATCGGCCAGGTCTCCGGTGCCCTCTCGCTCGCCGTACCGATCGGCCTCGCCGGACTCGGCGGTCTGTGGGCCGAGCGCGCGGGCGTCGTCAACATCGGCCTCGAGGGCATGATGATCCTCGGCACCTGGTTCGGTGCCTGGGCCGGCTACCAGTGGGGTCCGTGGACCGGCGTGGCCGCCGGCATCATCGGCGGCGCCATCGGCGGCCTGCTGCACGCGATCATCACGATCACCTTCAACGTCAACCACATCGTCTCCGGTGTGGCGGTCAACATCCTGGCGCTGGGCTTCACCCAGTACCTGTCGAACTTCACGTTCGCGGACGCGCCGGGCGGCTCCTCCAAGCAGTCGCCGCAGGTCGAGCCGATCTACAAGATCACAATCCCGGGGTTGTCCGACTGGATGGCCGACCTCCAGGGCAAGCACTGGTTCTTCGTCTCGGACCTCGCCGGTGTCATCGGCGGTCTGATCACCGAGCTGTCGCTGCTGACGGTCGTCGCCCTGCTGCTGATCCCGGCCACCTGGTGGGTGCTGTGGCGGACCACCTTCGGTCTGCGGCTGCGCTCCTGCGGTGAGAACCCCATCGCCGCGGAGTCGCTGGGCGTCAACGTCTACAAGTACAAGTACATCGCCGTGATCGTTTCCGGTGGCCTCGCGGGCCTCGGCGGCGCGTTCCTGTCGATCGTCGCCAGCCCCATCTACCAGGAGGGCCAGACCGGCGGCCGCGGCTACATCGGTCTCGCCGCGATGATCTTCGGTAACTGGATGCCGGGCGGCATGGCGCTGGGCGCGGGCCTGTTCGGCTTCATCGACAGCCTCAAGCTGCGCGGTGGCGCCGAGAACGTCCACGCGATGCTGCTGCTGATCGCGATCCTGCTGGTGCTCGTCTGCGTCTGGCAGCTCTACAAGAAGAAGTACATCCAGGCCGGCATCTCGGCGGCCTTCGCCGCGCTGCTGTTCGTCTGGTACGCGCTGACCGACTCGGTGCCGAGCCAGTTCGTCGACGCGGCCCCGTACCTGACCACGCTGCTCGTGCTCGCCCTGTCGGCGCAGCGCCTGCGGATGCCCAAGGCGGACGGCATGCCGTACCGCAAGGGTCAGG is drawn from Streptomyces sp. NBC_01232 and contains these coding sequences:
- a CDS encoding amidohydrolase, with the translated sequence MSRESQTAQPAASDRPELPGKLPDHLRTELIAFRRDLHMHPELGHQEFRTTAAIKARLEKAGLRPRVLKSGTGLICDVGTWDGGRPMLALRADIDALPIPDAKTHVAYRSTFPDRAHACGHDVHTSVVLGAGLVLAELDRQGLLPRPVRLLFQPAEEVLPGGATDAIESGVLDGVGRIVAVHCDPRVDAGRIGLRAGPITSACDRLEVSLSGPGGHTARPHLTTDLVTAAARVAVDAPALLARRMDARSGMSVTWGRIEAGHACNVIPMHAELSGTVRCLDLNAWHEAPDMIHAAIDEIATMHGAKFEINHVRGVPPVVNDPVITELLREAMGARCGTESVEDTEQSLGGEDFSWYLEHVPGAMARLGVRTPGDTAKRDLHRGDFDVDESAIAVGVEFFTAAALLDGRRSGPVR
- a CDS encoding BMP family lipoprotein, whose protein sequence is MRRITRIATVGIASAALALSATACGGKKSSDASASPSESGQKSAAIAYDIGGRGDQSFNDAAYAGLKKAEADLKIKGAEAEPTDGEGEADKVQRLTELARKGNNPVIGVGFAYAPAIKKVAPKFPNTTFGIIDDTSVTGPNVANMVFNEEQGSYLAGVAAAKASKTGTVGFIGGVEVPLIKKFEAGFAQGVKDTNPNAKVLSQYLTQPPNFDGFAKPDLGKAAAQGQLDAGADVVYAAAGLAGSGAIEAASAKGKWAIGVDSDQYNQAGLAKYKDSILTSVTKDVSDSVFNLIKSVEDGKPTTGEIRYGLDKDGVGLADSNPKYKEMADVIAAVEKAKADIIAKKITVKTAP
- a CDS encoding ABC transporter ATP-binding protein encodes the protein MNASSPPPAVELHGITKRFPGVVANKDIAITVRKGTVHALIGENGAGKSTLMKILYGMQKPDEGTIAIDGEQVSFNSPGEAIVRGIGMVHQHFMLADNLTVLENVVLGGEKLYGIGAKARKKIKEISDAYGLGVRPDALVEDLGVADRQRVEILKVLYRGAKILILDEPTAVLVPQEVDALFDNLRELKAEGLTVIFISHKLGEVLKVADDITVIRRGTTVGTADPKTATPKQLAELMVGAELPSPETRESTVTNVPMLQVAGLTVAAGDAVVAEPEVLVPAPAADSATLEHIGAGRLLLDDISLTIHKGEILGIAGVEGNGQTELIEALMGMMAPDTGVITLDGADITKMSVRKRREGGIGYIPEDRHRHGLLLESPLWENRILGHVTEAPNSKRGILDPKAARKDTERIVREYDVRTPGIDVTAASLSGGNQQKLIVGREMSHNPKFLIAAHPTRGVDVGAQAQIWDAIREARREGLAVLLISADLDELIGLSDTLRVIYRGRLVADADPATVTPEELGTAMTGAASGRLESTDNHSAAADGDTTEDEAR
- a CDS encoding ABC transporter permease — its product is MKKFDKDRLILGFAGPALALVSAFLLTMIVLGASGIDPIEPLRIMVEHGTYEDVQVLIVNQTGTYYLAALAVAIGFRMNLFNIGVDGQYRLAAMISAVVGGAIALPGPLHILLIVLVAMATGAFWAGIAGLLKAKRGVSEVVSTIMLNAIATSLIAWLLLPKNLGVQVEGSNDLTTGEIAQSGWFPALSMGESGEIYGFTFVAFALGVVYWFVLNRTRFGFDLRASGASESAAAASGVDSKKMIITAMLISGAVAGLSGMPVLLGESHTYTLVFPVGVGFTGITIALLGRNSPVGMLFAALLMAFIDKASGGLDSAGYAKEIGTIMKGLIVIAVVVSYELVRRYGIRRQQQKVGEELAAGHAMKTEKEVAA
- a CDS encoding ABC transporter permease, coding for MSASTVSTKKAAPATSGRKKLTLPWIMLIIAGGLALISLVRLISGADDLTSIGQVSGALSLAVPIGLAGLGGLWAERAGVVNIGLEGMMILGTWFGAWAGYQWGPWTGVAAGIIGGAIGGLLHAIITITFNVNHIVSGVAVNILALGFTQYLSNFTFADAPGGSSKQSPQVEPIYKITIPGLSDWMADLQGKHWFFVSDLAGVIGGLITELSLLTVVALLLIPATWWVLWRTTFGLRLRSCGENPIAAESLGVNVYKYKYIAVIVSGGLAGLGGAFLSIVASPIYQEGQTGGRGYIGLAAMIFGNWMPGGMALGAGLFGFIDSLKLRGGAENVHAMLLLIAILLVLVCVWQLYKKKYIQAGISAAFAALLFVWYALTDSVPSQFVDAAPYLTTLLVLALSAQRLRMPKADGMPYRKGQGK